A genome region from Deinococcus sp. KNUC1210 includes the following:
- a CDS encoding DUF2089 domain-containing protein, with translation MPQPLPIPFPGVSEAPLITELVFPDAAVTVRGEFTLNEFATLTPDNLDFLRLYIKVRGNLKEVERILGLSYPTVRARFDALLRSIGYEPEVADPRDETLRLLERGEITPEEATRRLKSR, from the coding sequence ATGCCCCAGCCGCTCCCGATTCCCTTCCCCGGCGTCTCCGAAGCGCCGCTCATCACCGAACTGGTCTTTCCGGATGCTGCCGTGACGGTGCGCGGCGAATTCACCCTCAACGAGTTCGCCACGCTCACGCCCGACAATCTCGATTTTCTGCGGCTGTACATCAAGGTGCGCGGCAACCTCAAGGAAGTCGAGCGCATTCTGGGCCTGAGTTACCCCACGGTACGCGCCCGCTTCGATGCGCTGCTGCGCTCCATCGGGTACGAACCGGAAGTGGCCGACCCGCGAGACGAGACGCTCCGTCTGTTGGAACGCGGCGAGATCACGCCGGAAGAGGCCACCAGAAGGCTGAAGAGCCGCTGA
- a CDS encoding RNB domain-containing ribonuclease: MSAFPDLHPETLSAAQRTELELLARGRQDRSRTMRELNQPETPLAAHALLLRLGLWDESRVPFPDRLGVELETPTLDVPELPLETRLDLTHLPALAIDDEGNRDPDDALSLEVLEGGMRRLWVHVADVAALVTPDSPLDLEARKRGSTLYLPTHIVGMLPNALVERLGLGLHPQSPALSISIDFDAGGQAESVDVHLTTLKVERVSYAQAQARLDAGDPLLTQLFDLAKSSRSLREAEGAVTISLPEVLMKVVDGDIRITPLQPYDTRFIVQECMTLAGWAAAIFADDLELALPFATQDPPHRDSPSGNSIPAQWARRKTLSRTRFQPRLGPHSGMGLDAYAQATSPMRRYLDLVVHQQLRAAILEQDTLTGKDIAARVAESQMSSAAVRTAERETRRHWTLALMNRDPQRAYEAVVVERRGPQATLLIPELALDTAFTTPAPLGSVLRVQTAGVDLAAQTVRVREVTG; the protein is encoded by the coding sequence ATGAGTGCGTTTCCCGACCTTCACCCCGAGACCCTGAGCGCGGCGCAGCGCACCGAACTGGAACTTCTGGCACGAGGGCGGCAGGATCGTTCGCGCACCATGCGCGAGCTGAACCAGCCCGAGACGCCCCTGGCAGCCCACGCCCTGCTGCTGCGGCTGGGACTGTGGGATGAAAGCCGCGTGCCGTTTCCAGACCGCCTGGGCGTCGAACTGGAGACGCCCACGCTGGACGTGCCCGAGCTGCCGCTGGAGACGCGCCTCGACCTGACGCACCTGCCCGCGCTCGCCATCGACGACGAGGGCAACCGCGACCCCGACGACGCCCTGAGCCTGGAAGTGCTGGAGGGCGGCATGCGGCGGCTGTGGGTCCATGTGGCCGATGTCGCCGCACTGGTCACGCCAGACAGCCCGCTCGATCTGGAAGCACGCAAACGCGGCAGCACGCTGTATCTTCCGACGCATATCGTCGGCATGCTGCCCAACGCACTGGTCGAGCGGCTGGGGCTGGGGCTGCATCCCCAGAGTCCGGCCCTGAGTATCAGCATCGATTTCGACGCGGGCGGGCAGGCCGAGAGCGTGGACGTGCATCTGACGACGCTGAAGGTCGAGCGGGTCAGCTACGCGCAGGCACAGGCCCGGCTGGACGCGGGCGACCCGCTGCTGACGCAACTGTTCGACCTGGCAAAGAGCAGCCGCTCACTGCGCGAGGCAGAAGGAGCCGTGACCATCAGCCTGCCGGAAGTGCTGATGAAGGTGGTGGATGGCGACATCCGGATCACGCCGCTTCAGCCCTACGACACGCGCTTTATCGTGCAGGAGTGCATGACGCTGGCAGGCTGGGCCGCCGCCATCTTCGCCGACGATCTGGAACTGGCGCTGCCCTTCGCCACCCAGGACCCGCCGCACCGCGACTCGCCATCCGGCAACAGCATTCCGGCCCAGTGGGCGCGGCGCAAGACCCTGTCGCGCACCCGCTTTCAGCCCCGGCTAGGGCCACACAGCGGCATGGGGCTGGACGCCTACGCACAGGCCACCAGCCCGATGCGCCGGTATCTCGATCTGGTGGTGCATCAGCAGCTCCGGGCGGCGATTCTGGAGCAGGACACCCTGACCGGCAAGGACATCGCGGCGCGGGTGGCCGAGTCTCAGATGAGCTCGGCGGCCGTTCGCACCGCAGAGCGCGAGACCCGGCGACACTGGACGCTGGCCCTGATGAACCGTGACCCGCAGCGTGCCTACGAAGCCGTGGTGGTCGAGCGGCGCGGTCCCCAGGCGACGCTGCTGATTCCGGAACTGGCCCTCGACACCGCGTTTACCACTCCGGCCCCGCTGGGGAGCGTGCTGCGCGTCCAGACGGCGGGTGTGGACCTGGCAGCCCAGACGGTGCGCGTGCGGGAAGTGACCGGCTGA
- a CDS encoding phosphotransferase family protein, with protein MQRAGLGHLVVDALEADGVEVLVMRRFPGRPLQAGDLPAALPQLRTIIMRLHELRSGRVNLAKLRERLKRFRSALAAYPLEDLFAAIEGPLERGDLEADAAFCHLDLWQDNILVGNHAPGEVGEVLVIDWTRAAYDDPLRDLALLKTGTLDLMPARQSLDAALYMLPDQQPSTLRRFRAYLAHTYLHDLYWFLMNDPYAFEAQSDIKLPRARHTLSHLPE; from the coding sequence ATGCAGCGGGCGGGCCTGGGTCATCTGGTGGTGGATGCGCTGGAGGCCGACGGAGTGGAAGTGCTGGTGATGCGCCGCTTTCCAGGCCGACCCCTGCAGGCGGGCGACCTCCCGGCGGCGCTCCCACAGCTCCGCACGATCATCATGCGGCTGCACGAACTGCGCTCGGGCCGCGTGAATCTCGCCAAGCTGCGCGAGCGTCTCAAGCGCTTTCGCAGTGCGCTGGCAGCCTATCCGCTCGAAGATCTGTTCGCCGCCATCGAAGGGCCGCTGGAACGCGGCGACCTGGAAGCGGACGCGGCGTTCTGTCACCTGGATTTATGGCAGGACAATATTCTGGTAGGGAACCACGCCCCCGGCGAGGTGGGCGAGGTGCTGGTGATCGACTGGACGCGGGCCGCCTACGATGACCCGCTGCGCGACCTCGCCCTCCTGAAGACCGGTACCCTCGACCTGATGCCCGCCCGCCAGAGCCTCGACGCCGCTCTGTACATGCTGCCCGACCAGCAGCCCTCCACGCTGCGGCGTTTCCGGGCGTATCTGGCACATACATATCTGCACGATCTGTACTGGTTCCTGATGAACGACCCATACGCCTTCGAAGCCCAGAGCGATATCAAGCTTCCCAGGGCGCGGCACACGCTCAGCCATCTGCCCGAGTAG
- a CDS encoding HAMP domain-containing sensor histidine kinase — protein sequence MPQDAEQPPPGRSDSPWNRLSLRFKLTLGYAVIFSLSVLLGAGCVYVMAHGSLTRTLDTTLHETASLARGSILEDADGERFSDELQPPPELNIELLSSSGRVLDVAGRLLTPAGSSPLPPSQRALGMITQEGRRVLTERLPSGLLLQVSRPSDTLTALLETLAQVLLAGSALMIGLACVAGYYLADRALKPVDEVARTAATITHSGSYRGRVRAAPGSDEMARLTGTVNSMLDHLEATIERERSFARTAAHELRTPLTALQGRLELALERPREAADYRRSLEIMRGRVDELLSLAQGLLVLAETDRPAHLEPTDLTLQAAEVTTEMYELATRLGKQLDWQRVIEPLPLPQPGARLDGLPPSTLHMMVLAEPLGVRQVLRNLLENALKYGGDRVVVRVSPLSLMVWDSGPGPLMSEWARLTRPFERGPGLQGVSGSGLGLPLVLALAQRWNARVEPQWATQFGDGFGVCLSWAARDLKTMN from the coding sequence ATGCCCCAGGACGCAGAGCAACCGCCGCCCGGCAGGAGCGATTCGCCCTGGAACCGCCTGAGCCTGCGCTTCAAGCTGACGCTGGGCTACGCGGTGATCTTCTCGCTGAGCGTGCTGCTGGGGGCGGGCTGCGTCTACGTGATGGCGCACGGTTCACTGACGCGCACCCTCGACACGACGCTGCACGAAACAGCCAGTCTGGCGCGTGGCAGCATTCTGGAAGACGCGGACGGCGAGCGCTTCTCGGACGAACTTCAGCCGCCGCCAGAGCTGAACATAGAGCTGCTGTCGTCAAGCGGGCGTGTGCTGGACGTGGCCGGACGCCTGCTCACGCCCGCCGGGAGTTCGCCGCTGCCCCCGTCTCAGCGGGCGCTGGGAATGATCACGCAGGAGGGGCGGCGCGTCCTGACCGAGCGGCTGCCGAGCGGTCTGCTGCTTCAGGTGTCGCGGCCTTCCGATACCCTGACGGCGCTGCTGGAAACGCTGGCCCAGGTGCTGCTGGCCGGGTCTGCGCTGATGATCGGGCTGGCATGCGTGGCGGGCTACTATCTGGCCGACCGCGCCCTGAAGCCGGTGGACGAGGTGGCCCGCACCGCCGCGACCATCACCCACAGCGGCAGTTACCGGGGCCGGGTGCGTGCCGCGCCGGGCAGCGACGAGATGGCCCGCCTGACCGGAACGGTGAACAGCATGCTCGACCATCTGGAGGCCACCATCGAGCGGGAGCGCAGTTTTGCCCGGACCGCTGCCCACGAACTGAGGACGCCCCTGACTGCCCTTCAGGGACGGCTGGAACTGGCCCTGGAACGCCCCCGCGAGGCTGCCGACTACCGCCGCAGTCTGGAGATCATGCGCGGGCGCGTCGATGAGCTGCTGTCGCTGGCGCAGGGGCTGCTGGTCCTGGCCGAAACCGACCGCCCCGCGCATCTGGAACCCACCGACCTGACCCTTCAGGCCGCCGAAGTGACCACCGAGATGTATGAACTGGCGACGCGGCTGGGCAAGCAGCTCGACTGGCAGCGCGTGATCGAGCCGCTGCCCCTGCCGCAGCCGGGAGCGCGGCTGGACGGACTGCCGCCCTCGACGCTGCACATGATGGTGCTGGCCGAGCCGCTGGGCGTGCGTCAGGTGCTCAGAAATCTGCTGGAAAACGCACTGAAATACGGCGGTGACCGGGTGGTGGTGCGCGTCTCACCGCTGAGTCTGATGGTCTGGGACAGCGGCCCCGGCCCGCTGATGAGCGAGTGGGCGCGGCTGACCCGTCCCTTCGAGCGCGGCCCCGGCCTTCAGGGCGTCAGCGGAAGTGGGCTGGGCCTGCCGCTGGTGCTGGCGCTGGCGCAGCGCTGGAACGCCCGCGTCGAGCCGCAGTGGGCCACCCAGTTCGGCGACGGTTTCGGCGTGTGCCTGAGCTGGGCCGCCCGCGACCTGAAGACGATGAACTAG